The Methanobrevibacter wolinii SH genome includes a window with the following:
- the pheS gene encoding phenylalanine--tRNA ligase subunit alpha, with protein MSEDILKIINELSLYEKILLKDLGENENILPEEIAEKENLNIKSVMSAAGSLSAKNIITVNKDVKENIKLTDAGKDFAEKGLPERRILSVLGHEKKIPMGELAKKSGLDKKDVNIALGWLNRKHWAKINKGVLEITDDGVNSLNTVGDDEKLLKELFSNQSLLKSSLNESSLKAFKDLNQRKNLIKIKKITSHSFELNDLGINIINQGFDIDDFKKEATQLTHDDLKSGAWKSLHYKPYDINAENPKIFPGKVHPLRKIIQKIREIFLDMGFTEADGTYVDSAFWNFDSLFQPQDHAAREMQDTFYLKNPCSCKLPDDEIVKAVAKTHEDGGNTTSTGWGYDWDVDVAKQSVLRTHTTGISTKYLANHEPPLKMFSVGRVFRRETINYKHLPEFHQVEGIVAAPGISFEHLLGILKEFYKKLGFEVRFRPAYFPYTYMSCECEIYLEERDSWIELGGSGMFRPEVLEPLGIDVPVLAFGIGVERLAMITYDISDIRMLYKSDIKWLRDIPIDEGVELDSNY; from the coding sequence ATGAGTGAAGATATTTTAAAAATCATTAATGAGTTAAGTTTATATGAAAAAATCTTATTAAAAGATTTAGGAGAAAATGAAAATATTCTTCCTGAAGAAATTGCTGAAAAAGAAAATTTAAATATTAAATCTGTAATGAGTGCAGCAGGTTCACTTTCTGCTAAAAATATTATTACAGTAAATAAAGATGTTAAAGAAAATATTAAATTAACTGATGCAGGTAAAGATTTTGCAGAAAAAGGATTACCAGAACGTAGGATTTTATCTGTTCTTGGTCATGAAAAGAAAATACCTATGGGAGAACTTGCTAAAAAATCAGGTTTAGATAAAAAAGATGTTAATATTGCTCTTGGTTGGTTAAATAGAAAACATTGGGCAAAAATTAATAAAGGAGTATTAGAAATTACTGATGATGGTGTAAACTCTTTAAATACTGTTGGAGATGATGAAAAATTATTAAAAGAATTATTCTCTAATCAAAGTTTACTTAAAAGTTCTTTAAATGAAAGTTCTCTTAAGGCTTTTAAAGATTTAAATCAAAGGAAAAATCTTATTAAAATTAAAAAAATTACTTCTCATAGTTTTGAGTTAAATGATTTAGGTATAAACATTATTAATCAAGGTTTTGACATTGATGATTTTAAAAAAGAAGCAACTCAACTTACACATGATGATTTAAAATCTGGTGCATGGAAATCTTTACATTATAAACCATATGATATTAATGCAGAAAACCCTAAAATTTTCCCAGGTAAAGTTCATCCACTAAGGAAAATTATTCAAAAAATTAGAGAAATATTTTTAGACATGGGTTTTACAGAAGCAGATGGTACTTATGTTGATTCTGCATTCTGGAACTTTGATTCTCTTTTCCAACCTCAAGATCATGCAGCAAGGGAAATGCAAGATACTTTCTATTTAAAAAATCCATGTTCTTGTAAATTACCTGATGATGAAATTGTTAAAGCTGTTGCAAAAACTCATGAAGATGGTGGAAACACAACAAGTACTGGTTGGGGTTATGATTGGGATGTAGATGTTGCAAAACAGTCTGTTTTAAGAACACATACTACTGGTATTTCAACTAAATATCTTGCAAATCATGAACCACCTTTAAAAATGTTTTCTGTTGGTCGTGTATTTAGACGTGAAACAATTAATTATAAACATTTACCTGAATTCCATCAAGTAGAAGGAATTGTTGCAGCACCAGGTATTAGTTTCGAACATTTACTTGGTATTTTAAAAGAATTTTATAAAAAATTAGGATTTGAAGTAAGATTTAGACCTGCTTATTTCCCTTATACTTATATGTCTTGTGAATGTGAAATTTACTTAGAAGAAAGGGATAGTTGGATTGAACTTGGTGGATCTGGAATGTTCCGTCCTGAAGTACTTGAACCATTAGGTATTGATGTACCTGTTCTTGCATTTGGTATTGGTGTAGAAAGACTTGCTATGATAACTTATGATATCTCTGATATTAGAATGTTATATAAAAGTGATATCAAATGGTTACGTGATATACCTATTGATGAAGGTGTTGAATTAGATTCTAATTATTAA
- a CDS encoding DUF308 domain-containing protein, protein MEDSKVLSIISIILGIIIMIFPIFGVTTVSIILGITFLIMGIFTAIFSYSTSDYSSLLSIPGIILGVLFAIFGICLIINPAVFSALAAFFIYIAGIFLIIIGILGIIAAFGGIGKALGATSLILGIVYFIVGYYVADPKICGFLIGLWLLITGIVGILRN, encoded by the coding sequence ATGGAAGATAGTAAAGTTTTAAGTATTATTTCTATAATCCTTGGTATTATCATTATGATTTTCCCAATCTTTGGAGTTACTACTGTATCTATAATTTTAGGAATAACATTTTTAATTATGGGTATATTTACAGCGATATTCTCTTATTCAACTTCTGATTATAGTAGTTTATTATCTATTCCAGGTATAATTCTTGGAGTTTTATTTGCTATATTTGGTATATGTTTAATAATTAATCCTGCTGTATTTTCAGCACTTGCGGCTTTCTTTATTTATATTGCAGGTATATTCTTAATAATCATAGGTATTTTAGGTATAATCGCAGCATTTGGTGGAATTGGTAAAGCATTAGGTGCTACTTCATTAATTTTAGGTATTGTTTACTTTATTGTTGGATATTATGTAGCTGACCCTAAAATATGTGGATTTTTAATTGGTTTATGGTTATTAATTACAGGTATTGTAGGAATTTTAAGAAATTAA
- the aroC gene encoding chorismate synthase codes for MSNTTGEIFRITSFGTSHGKAIGAIVDGCPANLKLSEKDIQKELNKRKPGTSKLTTPRKESDKVEILSGIFNGKTDGTPICCVVYNNNQKSKDYESIKNTPRPGHGDYGWISKFGNYNYNGGGRGSGRVTIGHVIGGAIAKKLLYETYKIKVFSHVIQIGDIIAKPTNINEIEENTSKNPVRCSDLESAKKMENLILEKKAKGDSVGGIVETIATGVPAGIGEPVFGKLDGDISKALMEIGAVKGVEIGLGFNVAKSTASQINDEFYYKDNKVYTKTNNSGGIIGGISDGMPIITRIGVKPTPSISINQETINIKEQSNCKINIKGRHDPCICPRITTVSESAIAIVLADHMIRSGYIHPNNIEKQVMNS; via the coding sequence ATGTCAAACACTACTGGAGAAATATTTAGAATAACTAGTTTTGGTACTAGTCATGGAAAAGCTATAGGTGCTATAGTTGATGGTTGTCCAGCTAATCTTAAACTTAGTGAAAAAGATATCCAAAAAGAGCTTAATAAACGTAAACCTGGAACAAGTAAACTAACAACTCCTCGTAAAGAATCAGATAAAGTAGAAATATTATCTGGAATATTTAATGGAAAAACAGATGGAACACCAATATGTTGTGTTGTATACAATAATAATCAAAAATCAAAAGATTATGAAAGTATTAAAAACACACCACGTCCAGGACATGGAGATTATGGATGGATTAGTAAATTTGGTAACTATAATTACAATGGTGGTGGACGTGGAAGTGGACGTGTAACTATAGGTCATGTAATTGGAGGAGCAATAGCAAAAAAATTACTTTATGAAACATATAAAATCAAAGTATTTTCACATGTAATACAAATTGGAGATATAATAGCTAAACCTACAAATATTAATGAAATTGAAGAAAACACAAGTAAAAATCCAGTAAGATGTTCTGATTTAGAAAGTGCTAAAAAAATGGAGAATTTAATCCTTGAAAAAAAAGCTAAAGGAGATTCTGTTGGAGGAATTGTTGAAACAATAGCTACAGGAGTACCTGCAGGTATTGGAGAACCAGTATTTGGTAAATTAGATGGAGATATTTCAAAAGCATTAATGGAAATTGGTGCTGTAAAAGGAGTTGAGATAGGTCTTGGATTTAATGTTGCAAAATCAACAGCATCCCAAATCAACGATGAATTTTATTATAAAGATAATAAAGTTTACACAAAAACAAATAACTCTGGAGGTATTATTGGTGGAATTTCAGATGGTATGCCAATAATCACAAGAATAGGAGTAAAACCTACACCTTCAATATCCATTAATCAAGAAACAATTAATATAAAAGAACAGAGCAATTGTAAAATAAATATTAAAGGAAGACATGATCCATGTATATGTCCACGTATTACTACAGTTAGTGAATCTGCAATAGCAATAGTCCTTGCAGATCATATGATACGTTCAGGATATATACACCCAAATAATATTGAAAAACAAGTTATGAATTCTTAA
- a CDS encoding exodeoxyribonuclease III, which produces MDEIELISWNVNGIRAIHRKGFIDWLNSYDADIVSIQETKAQIDQLPKKLLNIPNYTSYFNSAERKGYSGVASYTKYKPNNVINGMGIKKFDIEGRLLRLDYDDFTLLNIYYPNGGSSEERLKYKLDFYDAFLDYTNSLVEEGLNLVICGDLNTAHKAIDLARPKQNEETSGFLPVEREWVSKFLDNGYIDTFREFNKEPENYTWWSYRTRARDRNVGWRLDYFFVNDEFKSHLVDSYILSDVMGSDHCPIGLKIKV; this is translated from the coding sequence ATGGATGAAATTGAATTAATATCATGGAATGTAAATGGTATAAGAGCAATACATAGAAAAGGATTTATTGACTGGTTAAATTCTTATGATGCAGACATTGTATCAATACAAGAAACAAAAGCACAAATCGATCAATTACCTAAAAAATTATTAAATATCCCAAATTACACCTCATATTTTAATTCTGCAGAAAGGAAAGGATATAGTGGTGTAGCAAGTTATACTAAATATAAACCAAATAATGTAATAAATGGAATGGGAATTAAAAAATTTGATATTGAAGGTAGATTACTTAGACTTGATTATGATGATTTTACATTATTAAACATATATTATCCAAATGGTGGATCATCTGAAGAAAGATTAAAGTATAAACTTGATTTTTATGATGCATTTCTTGATTATACCAATTCTCTTGTTGAAGAAGGTTTAAACTTAGTAATATGTGGAGATTTAAATACTGCACATAAAGCAATTGACCTTGCTCGTCCAAAACAGAATGAAGAAACTTCAGGATTTTTACCTGTTGAAAGAGAATGGGTTAGTAAATTCTTAGATAATGGATATATTGACACATTTAGAGAATTTAATAAAGAACCTGAAAACTATACATGGTGGAGTTACAGAACACGTGCAAGAGATAGGAATGTTGGATGGAGACTTGATTACTTTTTTGTTAATGATGAATTTAAATCCCATCTTGTAGATTCTTATATTCTTTCAGATGTAATGGGTTCTGATCATTGTCCTATTGGGCTTAAAATTAAAGTTTAA
- the bsh gene encoding choloylglycine hydrolase, giving the protein MCTAANYLSKDHYFGRNFDYELSYNEKITITPRNYPLKFRVENTIENHYAFIGITAGIDVYPLYYDATNEKGLSVAGLNFSDFADYKKVDKSKVNVASFEFIPWILSQCSNVEEARKLLKNLNIVDIQFSDELPNSSLHWIISDRNESITVETVKEGLKVYDNPVGVLTNNPPFDKQLFNLNNYRYLSSKTPDNTFSKDLDLMAYSRGMGGLGLPGDLSSMSRFVKASFTKMNSLSSEDELESVSQFFHILGSVEQQRGLAFIEEPDKYEITIYSSCVNTDKGIYYYKTYENSQINAVNMYKEDLDSNNLITYPLINKQNVNYQN; this is encoded by the coding sequence ATGTGTACTGCTGCAAATTATTTATCAAAAGACCATTATTTTGGACGTAACTTTGACTATGAATTATCATATAATGAAAAAATAACTATAACTCCAAGGAATTATCCATTAAAATTTAGAGTTGAAAACACAATTGAAAATCATTATGCTTTTATTGGAATAACTGCAGGTATTGATGTTTATCCATTATATTATGATGCTACAAATGAAAAAGGATTAAGTGTAGCTGGTTTAAATTTTTCTGATTTTGCAGATTATAAAAAAGTTGATAAAAGTAAAGTGAATGTTGCATCTTTTGAATTTATTCCTTGGATTTTATCACAATGTAGTAATGTTGAAGAAGCAAGAAAACTTTTAAAAAATCTTAATATCGTTGATATTCAATTCTCTGATGAACTTCCTAATTCTTCACTTCATTGGATTATTTCTGATAGGAATGAATCAATTACTGTTGAAACAGTTAAAGAAGGCTTAAAAGTTTATGACAATCCTGTAGGTGTTTTAACAAATAATCCACCATTTGATAAACAGCTATTTAATTTAAATAATTATAGATACTTATCTAGTAAAACACCTGATAATACTTTCAGTAAAGATTTAGATTTAATGGCATATAGTCGTGGAATGGGTGGTTTAGGTTTACCTGGTGATTTATCTTCAATGTCTCGTTTTGTAAAAGCAAGTTTTACTAAAATGAACTCTTTATCTAGTGAAGATGAACTTGAAAGTGTTAGTCAATTTTTCCATATTCTTGGATCTGTTGAACAGCAAAGAGGTCTTGCATTTATTGAAGAACCAGATAAATATGAAATCACTATTTATTCTTCTTGTGTAAATACTGATAAAGGAATTTATTATTATAAAACCTATGAAAATAGTCAGATTAATGCAGTTAATATGTATAAAGAAGATTTAGACTCTAATAATTTAATTACATATCCTTTAATTAATAAACAAAATGTTAATTATCAAAATTAA
- a CDS encoding pyridoxamine 5'-phosphate oxidase family protein: MRKEKYEITDFKTMIQIIDSSTTVRLGFNTDNLPYIVPLSFGYEIIDDKVILYIHSASEGRKIDLISENDHVTVEFDNFIKYYNIGHKFTCSYNALMAEGKIEAIYDNNEKVKALNLLLNHCEFDEKIDSNAKCMKITNVYKITLSNLSCKIHD; the protein is encoded by the coding sequence ATGAGAAAAGAAAAGTATGAAATTACTGATTTTAAGACTATGATTCAGATTATTGATTCATCCACTACAGTTAGGCTTGGATTTAATACAGATAATCTTCCTTATATTGTTCCATTAAGTTTTGGTTATGAAATAATAGATGATAAAGTAATATTATATATTCATTCTGCTTCTGAAGGTCGTAAAATTGATTTAATTTCTGAAAATGATCATGTTACTGTTGAATTTGATAATTTTATTAAATATTATAATATAGGTCATAAATTTACTTGTAGTTATAATGCTCTCATGGCTGAAGGTAAGATTGAAGCTATTTATGATAATAATGAAAAAGTAAAAGCATTAAATTTATTATTAAATCATTGTGAATTTGATGAAAAAATTGATTCTAATGCTAAGTGTATGAAAATTACTAATGTTTATAAAATAACTTTAAGTAATTTATCTTGTAAAATACATGATTAA
- a CDS encoding endonuclease III domain-containing protein: MVSTKSTLNKIYDKLLETYFYQGWWSMINYDGVNPTKSGSVNGYHPHDYTFPRNDNEQFEIILGAILTQNTSWPSVEKSLRNLNKLIDFNSENLAENFLILLDKKSDEVKNAIKPAGYFNQKYNYLINITKFYIHLNGRTPSRSEVLNVKGVGNETADSILLYAYKQKEAIISAYLKRILLYLGLIDEKDSYIKIKKYFEKEFDGSIEDYQEFHSLIVEHAKRFYSKKPYGANDNILNEFKI; the protein is encoded by the coding sequence ATGGTAAGTACTAAATCAACATTAAATAAAATTTATGATAAATTATTAGAAACTTATTTTTATCAAGGTTGGTGGTCAATGATTAATTATGATGGAGTAAATCCAACTAAATCTGGTTCAGTTAATGGTTATCATCCACATGATTATACTTTTCCAAGAAATGATAATGAACAATTTGAAATTATTCTTGGAGCTATTTTAACACAAAATACTTCTTGGCCTTCTGTTGAAAAATCATTACGTAATTTAAATAAACTTATAGATTTTAATAGTGAAAATCTTGCAGAAAACTTTTTAATTTTATTAGATAAAAAAAGTGATGAAGTTAAAAATGCTATTAAACCTGCAGGATATTTTAATCAGAAATATAATTATCTTATTAATATTACAAAATTTTATATTCATTTAAATGGTAGAACACCTTCAAGATCTGAAGTTTTAAATGTTAAAGGTGTTGGTAATGAAACTGCTGATTCTATATTATTATATGCATATAAACAAAAAGAAGCTATTATTAGTGCATATTTAAAAAGAATTTTACTTTATCTTGGTTTAATTGATGAAAAAGATTCATATATTAAAATTAAAAAGTATTTTGAAAAAGAGTTTGATGGTTCTATAGAAGATTATCAGGAATTTCATAGTTTAATTGTTGAACATGCTAAACGTTTCTACTCTAAAAAACCTTATGGTGCTAATGATAATATTTTAAATGAATTTAAAATTTAA
- a CDS encoding triphosphoribosyl-dephospho-CoA synthase: MEPNEIGKIVQIASALEVSGYPKPGNVHRTRDFDDMVFEDFLISGVVIGDTIRELAQRTVENKNDLSKVGLGRAILDAVSETDKWIKNNTNLGIVMMCAPIAASAAISNDMIELRENVGKLMDATTVEDAINLYDAINIASAGGMGSQEDYDVTSDSAKDELRANNQTMYDVLKISAPWDRLASELTSKMPVVFEIGYPKYKELRENNSINISGVLTFLTILSQVPDTLISRKYGDDLASKVSKKTAELLKYQDENDFNKRLKSFDDELFNNHENPGTTADLTAATIMLYYLSCEFEN, encoded by the coding sequence ATTGAACCAAATGAAATTGGAAAAATAGTTCAAATAGCATCTGCACTTGAAGTAAGTGGTTATCCAAAACCTGGAAATGTTCATAGAACACGTGATTTTGATGACATGGTTTTTGAAGACTTTCTTATTAGTGGTGTTGTAATTGGAGATACTATTAGAGAACTTGCTCAAAGAACTGTAGAAAACAAAAATGATTTATCAAAAGTAGGATTAGGTAGGGCTATTCTTGATGCGGTTTCAGAAACTGATAAATGGATTAAAAATAATACTAATTTAGGTATTGTTATGATGTGTGCACCTATTGCAGCATCTGCAGCTATTAGTAATGATATGATTGAATTACGTGAAAATGTTGGAAAATTAATGGATGCTACTACTGTTGAAGATGCAATAAATTTGTATGATGCAATTAATATTGCATCTGCAGGTGGAATGGGTAGTCAAGAAGATTATGATGTTACTAGTGATTCTGCTAAAGATGAATTAAGAGCAAATAATCAGACTATGTATGATGTTTTAAAAATATCTGCACCTTGGGATAGATTAGCATCTGAATTAACAAGTAAAATGCCTGTAGTTTTTGAAATTGGATATCCAAAATATAAAGAACTTAGAGAAAATAATTCTATTAATATATCTGGAGTATTAACATTTTTAACAATTTTATCTCAAGTACCAGATACTTTAATATCTCGTAAATATGGTGATGATTTAGCATCAAAAGTTTCTAAAAAAACAGCTGAACTTTTAAAATATCAAGATGAAAATGATTTTAATAAAAGGCTTAAATCTTTTGATGATGAATTATTTAATAATCATGAAAATCCAGGTACTACTGCAGATTTAACTGCTGCTACTATAATGCTTTACTATTTATCTTGTGAATTTGAGAATTAA
- a CDS encoding TIGR02253 family HAD-type hydrolase, with amino-acid sequence MDENCTDKAVFFDIDDTLLDTSSFAETARRAAINNIVENGLPIEEDEAYDIFKEIIAEKGSNYDKHFNVLTKRVIGAEDPYLIALGMTTYHNVKFSLLQPFPRTIAILIYLKTKGYKLGAITNGLTIKQWEKLIRLNLHPFFDIVLTSEEVGYEKPHPEIFKEALRRMHCSADKSVMVGNKYETDIVGALNAGMVGILVNSELTFEQEQEIEDKNLNVTVLNNISDVDTVL; translated from the coding sequence ATGGATGAAAATTGTACAGATAAAGCAGTATTTTTTGATATAGATGATACATTACTTGATACTTCATCTTTTGCAGAAACTGCAAGGCGTGCAGCAATAAATAATATTGTAGAAAATGGTCTTCCTATTGAAGAAGATGAAGCATACGATATATTTAAAGAAATCATAGCAGAGAAAGGTTCAAACTATGATAAACATTTTAATGTACTTACAAAAAGAGTAATTGGTGCAGAAGATCCATATTTAATAGCACTTGGTATGACTACATATCATAATGTTAAATTTTCACTTTTACAACCATTCCCAAGAACAATTGCAATATTAATTTATCTTAAAACAAAAGGTTATAAATTAGGAGCAATTACAAATGGACTTACAATTAAACAATGGGAAAAACTTATTAGATTAAATTTACACCCATTTTTTGATATTGTTTTAACTTCAGAAGAGGTAGGTTATGAAAAACCACATCCTGAAATTTTTAAAGAGGCATTAAGACGTATGCATTGTAGTGCTGATAAAAGTGTAATGGTTGGAAATAAATATGAAACAGATATTGTAGGAGCATTAAATGCAGGAATGGTCGGGATTTTAGTAAATTCTGAATTAACTTTTGAACAAGAACAAGAAATTGAAGATAAAAATCTCAATGTAACTGTTTTAAATAATATATCAGATGTGGATACGGTATTATAA
- the hemB gene encoding porphobilinogen synthase, whose amino-acid sequence MNYPIIRMRRLRKNANIREIVRETKVNKEDLIYPIYFKESLKGDEKEEIPTMPNQFRYSIESGVEYAKKLEAKGLKSIIVFGIPNEDTKDDIGSPAFREDGIVQKAIKALKENTNLIVIGDVCLCQYTSHGHCGLIKEYEDGDIEDNTDDGVKILNDPSLKYLAKTAVSQAKAGADIVAPSDMMDGRVEAIRNELDANGFEDVMIISYSAKFASSFYAPFRDAADSVPGKGNRKSYQMDSANGREAIRECELDLIEGADMLMVKPALPYLDIITKVKDEFDLPLVTYNVSGEYSMLVAAIDKGYLTEESIMESLVSIKRAGADLIITYFAPFVLDKL is encoded by the coding sequence ATGAATTATCCTATTATTAGAATGAGAAGACTTAGAAAAAATGCTAATATCCGTGAAATTGTAAGGGAAACAAAAGTTAATAAAGAAGATTTAATTTATCCTATATACTTTAAAGAAAGTTTAAAAGGTGATGAAAAAGAAGAAATTCCAACTATGCCTAATCAATTTAGGTATTCTATTGAAAGTGGTGTTGAATATGCTAAAAAATTAGAAGCTAAAGGTTTAAAATCTATTATTGTTTTTGGAATTCCTAATGAAGATACTAAAGATGATATTGGTTCTCCTGCTTTTAGAGAAGATGGTATTGTTCAAAAAGCTATTAAAGCATTAAAAGAAAATACTAATTTAATTGTTATTGGTGATGTTTGTTTATGTCAATATACTTCTCATGGTCACTGTGGATTAATTAAAGAATATGAAGATGGTGACATAGAAGATAATACTGATGATGGAGTTAAAATTTTAAATGATCCTTCCTTAAAATATCTTGCTAAAACTGCTGTATCTCAAGCAAAAGCAGGTGCTGATATAGTTGCACCTTCTGACATGATGGATGGTAGGGTTGAAGCTATTCGTAATGAATTAGATGCTAATGGATTTGAAGATGTTATGATAATTTCATATTCTGCTAAATTTGCTTCCTCATTTTATGCACCATTTAGAGATGCTGCAGATTCAGTTCCAGGTAAAGGAAATAGGAAATCTTATCAAATGGATTCTGCTAATGGTCGTGAAGCTATTCGTGAATGTGAACTTGATCTTATTGAAGGAGCAGACATGTTAATGGTTAAACCTGCATTACCTTATCTTGATATTATAACTAAAGTTAAAGATGAATTTGATCTTCCTCTTGTTACTTATAATGTTAGTGGAGAATATTCTATGCTTGTTGCTGCTATTGATAAAGGATATTTAACTGAAGAATCTATTATGGAATCACTTGTATCTATTAAAAGAGCAGGAGCAGATTTAATTATAACTTACTTTGCACCATTTGTTTTAGATAAATTATAA
- a CDS encoding ArsR/SmtB family transcription factor — MTDTCNIDSDFNELPSEDEIYNMVNVFKAISDPTRLCILYLLEDTELCSCRIQEALNKPQPTISHHINILKNVGLIKGRKKGTWIYFSLSNNKIINMLEDLKAIF, encoded by the coding sequence ATGACAGATACATGTAATATTGATTCTGATTTTAATGAGTTGCCATCAGAGGATGAAATTTATAATATGGTTAATGTGTTTAAAGCTATTTCTGATCCAACTCGTTTATGTATTTTATACTTATTAGAAGATACAGAATTATGTTCTTGTAGAATCCAAGAAGCATTAAATAAACCGCAACCAACTATTTCTCATCATATAAATATTTTAAAAAATGTGGGGCTTATTAAAGGAAGAAAAAAAGGAACTTGGATTTATTTCAGTTTATCTAATAATAAGATAATTAATATGTTAGAAGATTTAAAGGCAATATTCTAA